Genomic DNA from Gemmatimonadota bacterium:
CGATGATCGGGGTTGAGAACGCGTATTCAATCGGTACTGACATCTCTAACATCGAGCGGTTCCACGAGATGGGCGCTCGCTACATGTCGCTCGCGCACAACGGGCACAGCCAACTCGCGGACTCGAACACCGGCGAGCGGGACGACGTCTGGCTGCACGGTGGTCTCAGCGAGCTTGGACGCCAGGCGATCGCAGAGATGAACAGGCTCGGTATCATGATCGACCTCTCGCATCCTTCGAAAGAAGCGAACATGCAGACTCTAGACCTGTCCCGGGCGCCGGTCATCGCGTCGCATTCGGCAGCACGCGCAGTGGGAGACGTGAGCCGCAATCTGGACGACGAGCAGCTCATGGCGCTCAAGGAGAACGGCGGCGTGGTGCAGACCGTCGCGTTCCGGGGTTACGTGAACCCCGAAAAGAACAACGCCAACCGAGAGGCGCGCACCGCGTTGGAGCGGAGTGTCGCCGACGAGATGGGCGTCGAGCTGGTAGACCGGGGCGGGCGCTTCAGGATGAGCGCTGAAGATCGCGACGCATACGATGCGGCCTTCCAGCCGGTTCAGGAGGCCGTCGAGGCGCGAATGGAAGCTGAAGTGACTGCCGTCGCCCCGCCCGTCGACGTCTCCGACTTCGTCGACCACATCGACTATCTCGTGAGCCTCATCGGCGTCGAGCACGTCGGCATCAGCTCCGACTTCGACGGGGGAGGCGGTGTCGAAGGGTGGAACGACGCGTCGGAGACGTTCAACGTGACGCTCGAGCTCGTACGCCGCGGCTACACCGAGCAGCAGATCGGGATGCTGTGGAGCGGCAACCTGCTGCGGGTGTTGGACGACGTACAGGCGGTGGCGGCGGAGATGCAGTCCGAGGGCTGAGCCGCGCCCTTCGCGCGTACGTACGGCGGACGTGGAGGTGCGCGTGTTCAGCGTGCTGTCGTCCGTCCGCTGTACAGGATCGGGCGAAGACCTCTACTTTGGCGGACTCATCTTACCGGAGCCCCTGGGATGCCTCTCACTCGCGTGCTGTTCATCCTCGTCGCCCTCGCTCTTCTTCTTCCGCCCGCGCAGAGCGAGGCGCAATTCCGACGGAACCGTGAGCCCACGATTCCTCCGCCCACCATCACGGAGTACAACCCGCGCTCGACGCTGGTCGTGCCGGAGCATGAGGTGCCGCGCGCGAAGTTCCCTGCGGTCGACCTGCATGGGCATCCGCCGACGCTGAACAACCCCGAGGCCATCAACCGCGTGATCTCGGCGATGGACGAGCTCAACCTGCAAGTAATGGTGCAGGCCCGGGGGAGCTCCGGCGAGCGCCTCACGAGCCAGATCGAAGCGGTTCGCGCCGCGGGCTATGAGGACCGGTTCGTCTTCTTCACCACGCTGGACCTCCGGGACGTCGGACCGGGCTCCGGCGCGCTCATCGCTGCGCAGCTCGAGGCCGACGTCGCCGCAGGTGCCGTGGGCATCGGCGAGATCGGCAAGGGTTTCGGACTGGGCACACGGAAGGCGGACGGGACCCGGCTCCGGCTGGACGATCCGGAGCTCGACGTGGTGTGGGAGACCGCCGGCCGACTCGGCATCCCCGTATTCATCCACACGGGGGATCCGGCGGAGTTCTTCCAGCCGCTCGATCTCGAAAACGAGCGCTGGCTCGAGATGGCGATCTTCCCCAGCCGTCGGTTCAACGACCGCTCACGCTTTCCCACGTTCGAAGAGCTGATGGCGGAGCGGGATCGACTGCTCGCGAAGCACACGAATACGACCTGGGTGCTCGCTCACATGAGCTGGTACACACAGGATTTGGGCAAGCTGGGCGAGCTCTTCGATCGCTTCCCCAACGTGCACGGGGAGGTCGGTGCGGTCCTCTACGACCTGGGCAGGCAGCCCCGCTTCGCGCGCGCCTTCTTCGAGAAGTACAAGGACCGGATCTTGTTCGGGAAGGACTCGTTCCAGCCCGACGAGTACCCATACTACTGGCGGGTCTTCGAGACCGAGGACGAGTATTTCGACTACTACCGGAACTACCACGCTTTCTGGCAGCTGTACGGCATGGGACTGCCCGACGATGTGCTGAGGCAGCTGTACTACGGGAACGCGTTGAGGATCATCCCGAACATGCCTACCGCGGGGTTCCCGGGTTAGAGCGGGCCTACGCCTCCGCAGCGGCTATACGCGCCGCGTCGACTTCGCCGACCTGGCCCCTTCCTGAAGGACGAGTCTGGAGATCGATGCTACTTGCCATAACTCTATATATATATTAAATATATACGTATATCGTTATGAGGGGTGCGATGGCGCAGCGGAATAGAGCGATGAGCCCAGCCACGGTGGCGGTGCTTCGCGCGATCACCGAGGGCTCTTCCTACGGGTTCGACGTCATGGACTCGACGAGCCTCCCGTCGGGGACGGTCTATCCGATTCTCAGCCGGATGGAGAAGCGCGGCCTAGTCGTTTCTCGGTGGCAGAACCCCGAATCAGAACGCGAGGCTGGGCGTCCGCCCCGTCGCTACTACACGCTGACCCACGAGGGGCGAGCCGCCCTCGCACATGCGATGGAGCGGTTCCGCACGCTCGGACAGCCCCTCACTACCAGCAGCTGACGGAGACGTGAACCCCGCACCAAGCCGCCGGATCGCGCTGGGGATCGTTCGCTTCGCGGCCGCGATCGTACCGGCGGCGCGCCGGCGGAGATGGCTGCGGGAGTGGTCCGCCGAGGTCTGGGCCCGGTCCGACGAGGGAGGCCCGGTCGTGTGGCCCGCGATCGGCTCGCTACGCCACGCCACTTGGCTGAGGGGGGAGGCGTGGATGATGGCGATGGATCGAATGTTGGCGGAGTCCGGCCTCACGCTTCGAACGCTCGCTCGGCGACCGCTGTTTTCGGCCGCAGTCATCGTGACGCTAGCCCTGGGGATCGGGGCGACGACCGCAGTGTTCAGCGTCGTCGACAAGGTGCTGGTGGCCCCTCTCCCGTACCCGGGCGGCGACCGGTTTTTCCAGATCACCGCGGATTTCCAGCGCTACGACATCAAGGGGCTCGACCTCAACCCTGAGCTCTTCGTCGCCTGGCGAGAGCGGGCTGCCACGCTCGAAGCCATGGAGGCCTACTCGGTCTTCGACGGAAACTTGATCGGGGTCGGCCTTCCGACAGTCGTACAAGAGGGTCGTGTGACCGCAGGGTTCCTCCGGGACCTGCTTTCGGTAACCCCCGTGTTGGGTCGCACGTTCGATCCCACCGCAGACCAGCCGGGCGCCGAACGGGTCGCCCTTCTCTCGGAGTCGTTGTGGCGAGAGCGATTCGGGAGTCGCTCTGACGTGATGGGAGAGAGTCTTCACATCGACGACCGATCGTTCGAGATCGTCGGGGTGCTTCCTACAGTGGCGATCCTTCCGAATGTAGACGTGTGGACGCCGGTCGAGCTCGACGTCGACTGGGCACGCGATCGCATCCGCTTCGGCTCGCTCGTAACCCTGGCTCGAGCACGTCCGGGGGTCGGCCTCGCGGACGTCGAGCAGGATCTGCTGTCCGCTTCCGAGCGGGCAGCACTGGAGGTGGGCAAGCTCGCCGACCCGTGGCGTGCCGGAGTCTTCGACTATCGGAGCCGTCTCGTGGGCGACATCGGAGCGAATCTTTGGATCCTGATGGGTGCGGTGGTAGCGGTCCTGCTCATCGCGTGCGTCAACGTGGCCAATCTTCTGCTCTCTCGGGGCGCCGAACGAATGCCGGAGCTGTTGATACGATCGAGCCTGGGCGCATCGCGGGGCGACCTGGCGCGGCAGGTCTTCCTCGAGGGTGCGATCCTCGCCACCGTGGGCGGTTTGCTGGGGATGGGACTGGCTTGGGTCGGTGTCGACACTCTGCTCGCCTTGGTCCCGGCGGAAATCCCTCTCGCCATGGCCGCCGAAGTCGACGTGCGCGTGCTCGCGTTCGCGCTGCTCCTAACCGCGCTCACCGGAGCGCTTTTCAGCGTGATCCCCGCGCTCCGAGCGAGTCGTGTCTCGGTCCGTCGAATCCGCGCTCACGGGTCCTCGATCAGTCGACAGGAAAAGAGGCGAGGTGAGGTGTTGCTTGGCGCTGAAGTCGCCCAGGCGAGTGCGCTTCTGGTCGCCGCGATCCTGATGGTCAACACACTCCATCACATGAGCCGTGCGGACGCTGGATTCGATCCCGATGGCCTTCTCTTCGTGCATCTCCAGATGCCGTCGTACACATACGGCGGCGGTAGCGACTCATCGCTACGCGATCGATTCCTGGAGGAGCTCAGGCCCCGCGTCGCGGCGATTCCTGGAGTACAACGGGTCGGCGTCGGGTCCGCGACCCCGTTCTCGGGTATGACCTTTCTGTCTGGACTCCAACAGGAGGGCGGACCCCGGGAGGGTGCGAGCGACGGTGGACGGAACGTCTTCTCGGAAACCGAGGTGATCCAATTCTCCCACCTTTGGGTGGATGGCGACTACTTGACAGCACTCGGTCTCCCGGTCGTCCAGGGCCGCCCGCTCAGGCCGTCCGACCGCGGTGGGGAACCCGTCGCGTTGATCAACGAAACGGCCGCGCAGGCCTATTGGCCGAATGAGTCGGCGGTGGGTCGTCGCGTACGCGCACGAGAGAGGGATCCGTGGACGACGATCGTGGGCGTGGTCAAAGACTTCGAGCACCCCGGCCTTCCTACCGCCGGCCAGGCGGAGCTCTACGCACCGCTCGAGGGGCTCAGGGAACTGGTGAACCTGCTCGTACGGTTCACTGGAGACGCCGAGCTCATACGAGACCGGATCCAACGCGAGATCTGGGCGATCGACCCGGATCTCCCCATCCCCGCGGTGAGTACTGCCCGTGAGGCGCTCGCTGCTTCCCTGGCCATGACACGATTCTACACGTTGTTGCTGGTCGCTTTCGCCACGCTCGCCGTCACGCTCGCGTCGGTAGGCATCTACGGTGTGGTGGCCCACTCCGTAGCACGCAGGACTCGCGAGATGGGGATTCGTATCGCGTTGGGAGCTGAGCCATCCGCCGTGGCTTCCGTGGTGCTGCGGGAGGGGATGACGGCCGTCCTGCTCGGTCTGACCGTGGGTCTTATCGGGGCGGGTATGGGCTCACGCGTCATGGAGAGCCTACTCTTCGAGGTTCGACCCACAGATCCGCTCACCTACGGCGTCGTGGCGGTCGTGGTCAGCGTGGTCGCCGCCACCGCGGTCTGGGTGCCGGCGAGGCGGGCGACCCGCGCCGATCCGGTGGAGGTGCTTCGAGCGAACTGACGCCCATATCCGACTTGACACGGGCGCTCGTGGAACGAAGCGAGACCCTACGCGAACTCGCCCAGGAGCGGGACGTCGTGACCTACTGCAGGCGCCAGGGAGGCCTCTAGGCGCGCGCCGCCCCCGCCTTCAGGCTCGGGTCCGACCGCCACATCAACTGCCGGACCATCAGAACCGAACAAATCGTCGCACACACGCCACCCGTGAGGATGCCGATCCACACGCCCCTGATGGACTGGTCGAAGACGTGCACCGCTACCCATGCGACCGGCACGCCGACCAACAACACGCGAAGCGTGGTGATGAAGAGTGCCGGGAATCCATGCCCGAGTCCCTGGAGCAAGCGCCCGGTCGTCATCCCCACCGCCATCATCGGGTACGCGAAGATCATGAACCCGAGATACGTCGATCCGATCGCGAGCGCGGTCGGGTCGGATGTGAAGACGCGGAGGAGGCTTCCAGAGGTCAGGTAGGCCACGCCACCGATGACGGCCGCAAGCGTGATCGCCCACCGATAGGTGTAAAGCGCTGTCGAGCGTACCAGATCGCTCCGCCCGGCTCCGGCGAACATGCCAACGACGGTGACCGCGGCCCCCGAGAGGCCGAAAATCGGGAGCACGACGATCATGTCCACCTTCGACGCCGCGCCGTAGGCCGCGACCGACACCGATCCAAAATCGGACAGGATCAGATTGTACAGCATGCTGCCTGCCGACATGACGACCATGCTCGCCGCGATCGGGATCGCCAACCCATACAGCTTCACGAGAACCTCGCGCGATGGGACCAGCGCCGACAAGCGCAGACGGACGAACGCCGACTTTCGGCGCAGCAGCAGTACGGAGAACGTCGAGACCGAGATCAAGACGGCCAGGATGGTCGCGATAGCGGCGCCCCGAAGCCCCATGCGGAGAACCAGGATGAAGAGCGCGTCGAGAGCGATGTTGGCCAGCGTCGAGATCGTCAAAACGATCATCGGGGTCTTCGCATCACCCTCCCCGGCGAGAATGGAGCGCAGGACCGCGGACACGAAGAACAGCGGCATGAATGCCGCGAGGACCTGGAAGTACTCCCAAGCCAGGTCCACGACGTGGCCCTCCGCGCCCATTGCCGCCAGCATCCAGCGGCCGGTCGCGAGCCCGACTCCACCGAATAGGACTCCCAGAAGGAGGCCGGAACTGATCGCGGTGCCCGCAGCGGCGTCCGCGCCTCGGGCGTCGCCTCGCCCCACGCACTGAGCCACCAAAGCCGTGACCGCGGTACCGATTCCCATCGTCAGCGCCATCATCAAGAAGAACAGCGGAGCGACGAAAGTGGCCGCCGCGAGCTCGTCCGTTCCGAGCGATCCGATGAACGCCGTATCGGCCACGATGTACATCGTGTGGACCGTCATCCCGGCGATCATCGGCACGGCCATGATCCAGAGCGCGCGCCTGGGAGCGTCCAGGAACTCCTGGAGGCGGTCCGTGCGAGAGTCGTCGGTGACGGGACCGGCCGTGCGGTCGGCCGTATCGGTGTCGGACATGCTGGGCGAGCGGAGGGTCGACTGGCGGTGGCGAATAGGTACGGGACGGCGGGACCGGAAAAGCTAACGCTGAATCGCTTTGGCGCCGCCCGATCGATGACCGAGACACGGGCTCCCGCTCGTCACAGCGGACGCGGCGAGCTTCCGCAGGGTGCCCGAGCTGCAGCTCGTGGCTTACCGACGCTGAGCGCTCAGTTCCCCACCCGCTCCCTCAGCTCCTCGAAGAAGTTCTGGACGTAGATGAAGTTCACGTCCGAATCCGGAGCGGCGCCTGAGGCGTTCTCGCTTTTCCCCGGTGAACGTCGAATCAGCCGTGTAGGTCGCGACGGCCTCGGAGACGCTGTCCGTCGTCAGGTCCACGAGACCGATGCCTCCCGTCGCCCCTGTGCCCTTCCGAAACAATAGTCCGCCTCGCTCGGGTGTGAAGAACACCTCGTAGACCTGCCGCTCGCGTTCGAGCAGGACCTCGAACGCACTCGTCGAGCTACCGTCGGCGGCAATCGTCCGAGCATGATAGGACCCACCGGCGTTGGTGACGTATGCGATCGTCCGGCCTTCCCACGACCAAACGGGGCGACGGGTAAACGCGCCGTCCGTTGTGAGCCGCATAATGGGGCCGTCAGGCAACTCCTTGACCCATAGCTCCGGCGCCCCATCCGTGCCGAGTATGGTGACCGCAATCACGTTCTCGTGGAAGGCAGGGGGATCGGACGGGCCGCGACCTATACGTGGAGCGCGGTAGGGTAGGTTAGAGTTGGTATAGTTTGGGCATCAGCCAACAGAACCGTAGGTTCGAGTCGAGCGGGCCCGAAGACCAGCTTGAGATCCCGCGTCACTTCCTCGAACGCCGGCCTTCACCGAAGCGCCAACGCCACCCACTCGGCCTCGCGGTCGTTACCGCCGATCGCCACCACGATGTATTGCGTACCGTCGTGCATGTAGGTCATCGGGGCACCGGTCGTCCCGGCCTCGAGCTCCTTCGTCCAGACCACCTCACCGGTAGCCTTGTCGTACGCCCGAAAATTCAGCCCGCTGCCGGTGGTTCCGATCACCGCGTCGCTTCCTTCGCCGATGAAGAGCAGGCGCTTCGTCACGAGCGGGGCCGCGCGGCCTGAGATGCCAAGAGGTCCGACGTCGAGCCCGGCCAGGAGGGGGTGATCCCGCGGCCCGTCACCGTTTGGGACCATCCACGCGTGCTCGCCCCTGCTCATGTCGATCGCGGTGATGCGCCCATACGGCGGCTTGAAGATCGGCAGGCCGTCGATCGTGGGCACAGCGCTCTCCAGGTTCGACCGGCCCGCATACATCATCGTGGCGTCGGGCCCGGTGGCGGAGTTGATCGTGTGGATGTCCGGCAATTGGTGCGAGACCGCGTAGTAGTAGCCCGTCTCGGGGTCGAAGGCGCCAGAATGCCAATTGCCCGAGCCCCAGATGCCGGGTCGGGTGAGCGTACCCAGCTCGCCGCTGGGCCCCGGCGTGGGCATAGAGGGTGGAGTAAAGATCGGCCCGAGCCGGAACGGCTTCACCAACTCCCGGGCCTTGGCGCGTAGCTCCGGCGTGAAGTCGATCAAGTCATCTTCAGTGGCGCCCTGGGCTCCGAACGGCGGCGGCTTGGTCGGGAACGGTTGGGTCGGGGACGATCGCTCGCCGGGCACAGTCGACTGAGGCACTGAACGTTCCTCGATCGGCCAGACGGGCTCGCCGGTGTCCCGGTCGAAGACGTACAGGAAGCCCGTCTTGCTCGGTTGCATGACCGCCCGGATGGTGCGGCCCTCGACGACGATGTCACCGAGTACCGGCGGCCCAACCGTGTCGTACTCCCAGAGGTCGTGGTGCACCATCTGGAAGTGCCACAGGCGCTCGCCTGTCTCCGCGTTCAACGCAATGAGGCTGTTCGAGAAGAGATTCGAGCCGGGTCGGTGTCCGCCGTAGTACGCCGCCGTCGGAGCCGACGACGGCACGTACACGATCCCGGTCTCTTCGTCGGCGCTCAGGCAGCACCAAGAGCCCATGTCACCGGCCCACTCCGACGAGCCGTCACCCCAGGTGTCGTGACCGAACTCGCCTTGGCGGGGCAGGATGTGGAATGTCCAAAGATGCCGACCGGTGCGAACGTCGAAGCCGCGCACGTCTTCGGGCAACGCCTCTTTGACCTCGCCACTGTCACCGGCCGAGCCGATGATGCCCGCGACGACGATGACCTC
This window encodes:
- a CDS encoding PadR family transcriptional regulator codes for the protein MSPATVAVLRAITEGSSYGFDVMDSTSLPSGTVYPILSRMEKRGLVVSRWQNPESEREAGRPPRRYYTLTHEGRAALAHAMERFRTLGQPLTTSS
- a CDS encoding ABC transporter permease, producing the protein MNPAPSRRIALGIVRFAAAIVPAARRRRWLREWSAEVWARSDEGGPVVWPAIGSLRHATWLRGEAWMMAMDRMLAESGLTLRTLARRPLFSAAVIVTLALGIGATTAVFSVVDKVLVAPLPYPGGDRFFQITADFQRYDIKGLDLNPELFVAWRERAATLEAMEAYSVFDGNLIGVGLPTVVQEGRVTAGFLRDLLSVTPVLGRTFDPTADQPGAERVALLSESLWRERFGSRSDVMGESLHIDDRSFEIVGVLPTVAILPNVDVWTPVELDVDWARDRIRFGSLVTLARARPGVGLADVEQDLLSASERAALEVGKLADPWRAGVFDYRSRLVGDIGANLWILMGAVVAVLLIACVNVANLLLSRGAERMPELLIRSSLGASRGDLARQVFLEGAILATVGGLLGMGLAWVGVDTLLALVPAEIPLAMAAEVDVRVLAFALLLTALTGALFSVIPALRASRVSVRRIRAHGSSISRQEKRRGEVLLGAEVAQASALLVAAILMVNTLHHMSRADAGFDPDGLLFVHLQMPSYTYGGGSDSSLRDRFLEELRPRVAAIPGVQRVGVGSATPFSGMTFLSGLQQEGGPREGASDGGRNVFSETEVIQFSHLWVDGDYLTALGLPVVQGRPLRPSDRGGEPVALINETAAQAYWPNESAVGRRVRARERDPWTTIVGVVKDFEHPGLPTAGQAELYAPLEGLRELVNLLVRFTGDAELIRDRIQREIWAIDPDLPIPAVSTAREALAASLAMTRFYTLLLVAFATLAVTLASVGIYGVVAHSVARRTREMGIRIALGAEPSAVASVVLREGMTAVLLGLTVGLIGAGMGSRVMESLLFEVRPTDPLTYGVVAVVVSVVAATAVWVPARRATRADPVEVLRAN
- a CDS encoding amidohydrolase; this translates as MPLTRVLFILVALALLLPPAQSEAQFRRNREPTIPPPTITEYNPRSTLVVPEHEVPRAKFPAVDLHGHPPTLNNPEAINRVISAMDELNLQVMVQARGSSGERLTSQIEAVRAAGYEDRFVFFTTLDLRDVGPGSGALIAAQLEADVAAGAVGIGEIGKGFGLGTRKADGTRLRLDDPELDVVWETAGRLGIPVFIHTGDPAEFFQPLDLENERWLEMAIFPSRRFNDRSRFPTFEELMAERDRLLAKHTNTTWVLAHMSWYTQDLGKLGELFDRFPNVHGEVGAVLYDLGRQPRFARAFFEKYKDRILFGKDSFQPDEYPYYWRVFETEDEYFDYYRNYHAFWQLYGMGLPDDVLRQLYYGNALRIIPNMPTAGFPG
- a CDS encoding PQQ-binding-like beta-propeller repeat protein; protein product: MLTSVSQPRPATLASVLGLLTFLSVGGGAELLAQSDDASTEWQYYGGNLAFNRYAPLDQIDRTNVADIEVVWRRPGVDPSYLEAFPDLNPSAYLRATPVLVDGVLYAPNSFGLVEAFDPGTGRTLWVQEPFEPTIEEVRGRSNRGVQLWGEGGDRRIILVREPYLYALDPATGRLLSDFGEGGRVLLSPGGSERFRWSFSPIVVGEVIVVAGIIGSAGDSGEVKEALPEDVRGFDVRTGRHLWTFHILPRQGEFGHDTWGDGSSEWAGDMGSWCCLSADEETGIVYVPSSAPTAAYYGGHRPGSNLFSNSLIALNAETGERLWHFQMVHHDLWEYDTVGPPVLGDIVVEGRTIRAVMQPSKTGFLYVFDRDTGEPVWPIEERSVPQSTVPGERSSPTQPFPTKPPPFGAQGATEDDLIDFTPELRAKARELVKPFRLGPIFTPPSMPTPGPSGELGTLTRPGIWGSGNWHSGAFDPETGYYYAVSHQLPDIHTINSATGPDATMMYAGRSNLESAVPTIDGLPIFKPPYGRITAIDMSRGEHAWMVPNGDGPRDHPLLAGLDVGPLGISGRAAPLVTKRLLFIGEGSDAVIGTTGSGLNFRAYDKATGEVVWTKELEAGTTGAPMTYMHDGTQYIVVAIGGNDREAEWVALALR
- a CDS encoding MATE family efflux transporter, with the protein product MSDTDTADRTAGPVTDDSRTDRLQEFLDAPRRALWIMAVPMIAGMTVHTMYIVADTAFIGSLGTDELAAATFVAPLFFLMMALTMGIGTAVTALVAQCVGRGDARGADAAAGTAISSGLLLGVLFGGVGLATGRWMLAAMGAEGHVVDLAWEYFQVLAAFMPLFFVSAVLRSILAGEGDAKTPMIVLTISTLANIALDALFILVLRMGLRGAAIATILAVLISVSTFSVLLLRRKSAFVRLRLSALVPSREVLVKLYGLAIPIAASMVVMSAGSMLYNLILSDFGSVSVAAYGAASKVDMIVVLPIFGLSGAAVTVVGMFAGAGRSDLVRSTALYTYRWAITLAAVIGGVAYLTSGSLLRVFTSDPTALAIGSTYLGFMIFAYPMMAVGMTTGRLLQGLGHGFPALFITTLRVLLVGVPVAWVAVHVFDQSIRGVWIGILTGGVCATICSVLMVRQLMWRSDPSLKAGAARA
- a CDS encoding dipeptidase yields the protein MTTGYQLIALVSLVATAACGGNDSGAVAESEADLVERARGIHERVITLDTHNDISPANFTAERNYTMALPTQVNLPKMEAGGFDVSWMIVYVGQGDLTPEGYASAHQQALEKFEAVHRLTEEIAPDRIELALTSDDVRRIVGAGKKVAMIGVENAYSIGTDISNIERFHEMGARYMSLAHNGHSQLADSNTGERDDVWLHGGLSELGRQAIAEMNRLGIMIDLSHPSKEANMQTLDLSRAPVIASHSAARAVGDVSRNLDDEQLMALKENGGVVQTVAFRGYVNPEKNNANREARTALERSVADEMGVELVDRGGRFRMSAEDRDAYDAAFQPVQEAVEARMEAEVTAVAPPVDVSDFVDHIDYLVSLIGVEHVGISSDFDGGGGVEGWNDASETFNVTLELVRRGYTEQQIGMLWSGNLLRVLDDVQAVAAEMQSEG